In Desulfuromonadaceae bacterium, a single window of DNA contains:
- the cbiM gene encoding cobalt transporter CbiM, translating into MHISDGVLPTSMILGCYAGSMVLAGWSARRISNDELPKVAVLTASFFIASLVHVPLGPTSVHLLIPGLVGALLGPAAFLAIALGLLLQSLLFQFGGLTALGANALMMGIPALCCGFLFRHLRGTTRRRHILAGALAGGLGTVGSALLLALLLVSAGDDFLGVAKLALVAHLPVILIEGTVSAFVVSFLYTVKPELLRQQPFIPSQKLNV; encoded by the coding sequence ATGCATATTTCTGACGGGGTGTTACCGACCAGCATGATCCTGGGCTGCTATGCGGGGAGTATGGTGCTCGCGGGATGGAGTGCCCGACGCATCAGCAACGACGAGCTACCGAAGGTTGCGGTCCTGACCGCGTCATTCTTTATCGCCTCACTGGTTCATGTGCCGCTCGGCCCGACCAGCGTCCATCTGCTGATTCCCGGTCTGGTCGGAGCGCTCCTCGGCCCAGCCGCGTTTCTCGCCATCGCCCTCGGGCTGCTCCTCCAGAGTCTCCTCTTCCAGTTCGGCGGACTCACTGCCCTCGGTGCCAACGCCTTGATGATGGGAATACCCGCCCTCTGTTGTGGCTTCTTGTTCCGCCACTTGAGGGGCACGACCAGGCGGCGCCATATCCTCGCCGGGGCGCTGGCCGGAGGGCTTGGCACCGTCGGCTCGGCGCTGCTGCTCGCCCTGCTGCTGGTCAGCGCCGGAGATGATTTTCTCGGCGTGGCCAAACTGGCGCTGGTCGCCCATCTTCCCGTCATTTTGATCGAAGGGACGGTCAGCGCCTTTGTCGTCTCTTTTCTCTACACAGTCAAGCCGGAACTGCTTCGACAACAGCCTTTCATCCCGTCGCAAAAGCTGAATGTATGA
- a CDS encoding carboxypeptidase regulatory-like domain-containing protein: MKYLLCTVLLCVLSSGTALAHKVNIFAWVAAGTVYCETYFPDGRPVKRGQIIVLDAEGNELLTGRTDDEGLFNFTITTRSDLTIIIDASMGHRNRIILKKGDLQP; this comes from the coding sequence ATGAAATATCTGCTCTGCACCGTTCTTTTATGCGTGCTCTCAAGCGGCACGGCGCTTGCTCATAAGGTCAACATCTTTGCCTGGGTCGCGGCCGGAACGGTCTATTGTGAAACCTATTTTCCCGATGGTCGTCCGGTCAAAAGAGGCCAGATTATCGTCCTTGATGCCGAGGGCAATGAGTTGTTGACCGGTCGCACTGATGATGAGGGCCTGTTCAACTTTACAATAACCACACGTTCCGACCTGACGATTATTATCGACGCCAGCATGGGGCACAGAAATAGGATCATTTTAAAGAAGGGCGATCTGCAACCATGA